The following proteins are co-located in the Lacticaseibacillus paracasei subsp. paracasei genome:
- a CDS encoding IS256 family transposase, whose translation MNELTTEIIAALAQKQDLDEVFRHHLEIAINQLLQTELAEFLGYERYSYAGINTGNNRNGSYERSFDTKYGQLNLTIPRDRNGRFENHTLPAYGRHSDNLETTVIQLYTKGITTAEIAELIEKMYGAHYSKATVSNMTKAVNEQVQAFQQRRLASQYAAIFLDATYLPLKRDTVQKEAVHIAIGIRPDGTKEVLNYQVAPTESTGIWTELLGTLIKQGVKDVLLFVADGLVGLDEGLNRHFPKAKRQRCLVHVGRNLMNKVRVKDRKAVISDFKQVHRAANREAAELKLNEFANNWHQTYPKLIKDLLKMPNLLTFMDFPPAIRQSLYSTNLIENFNKHLKRTTHHKEQFPTEDSLDRFLVSQFNVYNEKSLKRIHRGFQGLQDTLEASFI comes from the coding sequence ATGAATGAACTTACCACAGAAATTATCGCTGCACTAGCCCAAAAGCAAGATTTGGACGAAGTTTTTCGTCACCACCTCGAAATTGCGATTAACCAGCTGCTTCAAACCGAATTGGCAGAGTTTTTGGGTTACGAACGCTACTCATACGCTGGGATTAACACTGGTAATAACCGCAACGGCAGTTATGAGCGCTCGTTTGATACGAAGTACGGCCAACTTAACTTAACCATTCCTCGAGATCGCAATGGCCGGTTTGAAAATCATACCTTGCCAGCCTACGGTCGGCACAGTGATAATTTAGAAACAACGGTCATTCAGTTGTATACCAAGGGAATTACCACTGCTGAAATTGCCGAACTCATTGAGAAAATGTACGGTGCTCACTACTCCAAAGCCACGGTTTCCAACATGACTAAAGCCGTCAATGAACAGGTTCAAGCTTTCCAGCAACGTCGACTGGCTTCACAATATGCGGCCATCTTCTTAGATGCCACTTACTTGCCGTTAAAGCGGGATACCGTTCAAAAAGAAGCCGTTCATATTGCAATTGGCATTCGTCCAGATGGTACGAAAGAAGTGCTGAACTACCAAGTGGCGCCAACGGAATCGACTGGAATCTGGACTGAACTGCTGGGAACCTTGATCAAGCAGGGCGTTAAAGATGTGCTGTTGTTTGTGGCCGATGGGTTAGTTGGTTTGGATGAAGGCTTGAATCGGCATTTCCCTAAAGCCAAACGACAACGTTGCCTGGTTCATGTTGGGCGGAATCTGATGAACAAAGTTCGCGTAAAAGACCGCAAGGCCGTGATCAGTGACTTTAAACAAGTTCATCGGGCCGCCAACCGTGAAGCAGCCGAACTGAAACTGAATGAGTTCGCCAACAACTGGCATCAGACCTATCCCAAATTAATCAAAGATCTGCTTAAAATGCCGAATTTACTCACTTTCATGGACTTTCCACCAGCTATCCGGCAATCACTATACTCCACTAACCTGATTGAGAACTTTAATAAGCATCTCAAGCGCACCACCCACCACAAAGAACAATTTCCAACGGAAGATTCACTGGATCGCTTCCTGGTTTCTCAGTTTAATGTTTATAACGAGAAGTCTCTGAAGCGGATCCACCGAGGGTTCCAAGGACTCCAGGACACCTTGGAAGCATCATTTATTTAA
- a CDS encoding SLC13 family permease, which translates to MGTVFRRTISDKIFITALVCAGLSFLIGTPQFTDINWNTIGTLLSLMIGVQLLRTMHILDALSDWLLVKSQHTRQMTQFFILLAFGGSMILTNDIAILTLVPTFMTLNRHQKGAIAYPLTLIVMAANLGSSFTPIGNPQNLFLVTSYHIDILTFFKLSAPLMIASLILLVALSLWVPRKSLTMVPAKSTTIHVSQIGIATSLIGFIMLGIFNLIPISLVIIVTIIVGLRIDWHVFQHVDYALLLTFVCFFLFVSAISHNSYITLWLNQLMQTPQSVYIASLMTSQAISNVPAAILLANFTKYLPALFLGVNIGGLGSIVASLANLLAVKQLLLFSEEQSLWHFLKVFTVLNLIGLLILGVFGWLYLLM; encoded by the coding sequence ATGGGTACCGTTTTTCGCCGTACCATCAGCGACAAAATTTTTATTACTGCTTTAGTTTGCGCAGGACTGAGTTTTTTGATTGGGACGCCACAATTTACCGATATTAACTGGAACACGATTGGAACGCTCTTATCACTTATGATTGGAGTTCAGTTATTACGAACCATGCATATTTTAGATGCATTAAGTGACTGGCTTTTAGTCAAATCACAACATACTCGACAGATGACGCAATTTTTTATTTTACTGGCATTCGGTGGATCAATGATTTTGACCAATGACATTGCTATTCTAACTTTAGTTCCCACTTTTATGACATTAAATCGTCATCAGAAGGGAGCAATTGCTTACCCATTGACTCTAATCGTGATGGCGGCAAATCTTGGAAGTTCATTTACACCTATTGGGAATCCTCAAAATTTGTTCCTTGTGACATCTTATCACATTGATATATTAACCTTTTTCAAATTATCGGCTCCTCTGATGATTGCCAGTCTGATTCTTCTGGTAGCGTTAAGCTTGTGGGTACCACGAAAGTCCTTAACGATGGTTCCCGCAAAATCAACTACCATTCATGTTAGTCAAATTGGTATTGCAACTTCCCTGATTGGGTTTATTATGCTCGGAATTTTTAACTTGATACCAATTTCATTAGTTATTATTGTTACTATTATTGTTGGTTTGAGAATTGATTGGCACGTCTTTCAACATGTTGATTACGCTTTGCTCTTAACATTCGTCTGCTTTTTCCTTTTTGTTAGTGCTATTAGTCACAACTCCTATATTACTCTCTGGTTAAATCAGCTAATGCAAACACCGCAGAGCGTTTATATTGCTAGCCTAATGACTAGCCAAGCGATTAGTAACGTTCCAGCCGCTATCTTACTGGCCAATTTTACAAAGTACTTACCAGCCTTATTCCTAGGTGTTAACATAGGTGGATTGGGATCAATTGTGGCCTCCCTTGCAAATTTGCTTGCAGTAAAACAATTATTGCTGTTTAGCGAAGAACAGTCATTGTGGCATTTCCTTAAAGTGTTCACTGTGTTAAATCTGATTGGTTTATTAATTTTGGGTGTTTTTGGATGGCTTTACTTGTTAATGTGA
- a CDS encoding IS3 family transposase produces MPNPRCFQSSVLSLSIPKPSKRRAEDADLKQRILRIFAEFKQRYGVMKIHHELNLELQPLQLRCSPRRISRLMKELDIHSVTVNKWKAASASKTKVEQRPNLLKQDFSTTGLNQKWTADMTYIQTKRNRWCYLSTIMDLHSRRIIGYSFSKKMDTDLVLKTLESAVKNRTITGDLIIHTDLGSQYTSDDYNQRLTELHIRHSYSRKGCPYDNAPMESFHASLKKECVYPVPVFEDYETAAAVLFEYVHAFYNRKRIHSSLGYQTPLQVEIATLTSQMAA; encoded by the coding sequence GTGCCGAATCCTCGGTGTTTCCAGAGCTCAGTATTATCGTTATCGATCCCCAAACCTTCAAAACGCCGGGCCGAAGATGCGGACTTGAAACAACGGATTCTGCGGATCTTTGCGGAATTTAAGCAGCGATACGGTGTTATGAAGATCCACCATGAATTGAATCTGGAACTTCAACCACTGCAGCTTCGGTGCAGTCCACGACGGATTTCCCGGCTCATGAAGGAACTGGATATCCACTCCGTTACCGTCAATAAGTGGAAAGCGGCTTCGGCTTCCAAAACCAAGGTTGAACAGCGTCCCAACTTGCTTAAGCAGGATTTCTCGACCACTGGTTTAAATCAAAAATGGACCGCTGATATGACCTATATTCAAACGAAGCGTAATCGCTGGTGTTACTTATCAACCATCATGGACCTGCACTCACGACGGATTATCGGCTATTCGTTCTCAAAAAAGATGGATACTGATTTAGTCTTAAAGACCCTTGAAAGCGCGGTTAAAAATCGAACCATTACTGGGGACCTGATTATCCATACGGATTTAGGATCACAGTATACCAGCGATGATTACAATCAACGTTTAACTGAACTACATATCCGCCACTCATACAGCCGTAAGGGTTGTCCGTATGATAATGCGCCAATGGAATCCTTTCACGCTTCCCTCAAAAAGGAATGTGTTTATCCAGTGCCGGTCTTTGAAGATTATGAAACTGCCGCTGCCGTCCTTTTTGAATATGTGCACGCTTTCTACAATAGGAAGAGAATTCATAGTTCACTGGGCTACCAGACCCCCTTACAAGTTGAAATTGCAACACTTACGAGCCAAATGGCCGCCTGA
- a CDS encoding IS3 family transposase: MPTRYDKEFKQNIINLYKQGESAAQLAREYGIGYSTVHKWIQGQAKTQSGKSPDEIKAMEKRLASLSEENEILKKALGFLAQK; this comes from the coding sequence ATGCCAACTCGTTACGACAAAGAATTCAAACAAAACATTATCAACCTATATAAGCAAGGCGAATCAGCTGCCCAACTGGCCAGAGAATATGGCATTGGCTATTCAACAGTTCATAAATGGATCCAGGGCCAGGCCAAAACTCAATCCGGTAAATCGCCAGACGAAATCAAAGCGATGGAAAAGCGACTGGCTTCGCTGTCCGAGGAGAACGAAATCCTAAAAAAAGCCCTGGGCTTCCTTGCGCAGAAGTAA
- a CDS encoding trans-sulfuration enzyme family protein, which produces MTQFNTKLVHGPQLQTDKAGAIVPPVYQSAMYRFAPDGGTSDWDYARSSNPTRDYLERQIATLENGDAGFAFSSGVAAIATVLAIFPDGSHFIIGDSLYSGTDRLLNQYFAQHGLTFTPVDPRDLTAVEAAVRPETKAIFFETFSNPLLKVSSVKAISALAKAHNLLTIVDNTFLTPYYQRPLDLGADIVLHSATKYIGGHGDLIAGLVVSASPEISEKIGFLQNTIGAILAPLDCSLVCRGIATLAVRLDRETSNAQAVAEFLEQHPDVAHVYYPGLKSDPGYALAQQETTGASGLLSIKLADNIDPIKFVNSTKVFDFADSLGTVSSLVKLPWFKLPEEKRSTSGLTPQHVRIAIGLEDQQDLIDDLAQALTAAEK; this is translated from the coding sequence ATGACCCAATTCAATACCAAACTAGTTCATGGTCCACAATTGCAAACAGATAAAGCTGGTGCAATCGTACCGCCAGTTTATCAAAGCGCCATGTACCGCTTTGCGCCTGATGGTGGCACTAGCGATTGGGACTATGCCCGCAGCAGCAATCCAACCCGCGACTATCTTGAACGTCAAATCGCTACTCTCGAGAATGGCGATGCAGGGTTTGCCTTTTCCAGCGGGGTTGCAGCGATTGCGACGGTTCTCGCGATTTTCCCGGATGGCAGCCACTTTATTATCGGTGATTCACTATACAGCGGAACAGATCGGTTGCTCAATCAGTATTTTGCTCAACATGGCCTGACCTTCACACCGGTTGACCCGCGCGATCTAACGGCAGTTGAAGCAGCCGTTCGGCCTGAGACCAAAGCGATTTTCTTCGAGACGTTCTCCAATCCATTGCTCAAAGTCAGCAGCGTTAAAGCTATTAGCGCTCTTGCCAAAGCCCACAACCTGCTCACGATTGTCGATAACACGTTCCTCACCCCTTATTATCAACGGCCACTTGATCTCGGTGCCGACATCGTCCTGCATAGCGCCACGAAATACATCGGCGGCCACGGCGACCTCATCGCTGGCTTAGTGGTCTCAGCCAGTCCGGAAATCAGTGAAAAGATTGGCTTCTTGCAAAATACCATCGGCGCGATTCTTGCACCGCTCGACTGTAGTCTTGTCTGTCGCGGCATCGCCACGCTCGCTGTCCGGCTGGATCGCGAAACCAGCAATGCCCAGGCGGTTGCTGAATTTCTTGAACAACATCCCGACGTCGCGCATGTTTATTACCCCGGTCTCAAAAGCGACCCCGGCTATGCCTTAGCCCAACAAGAAACCACCGGTGCCAGCGGCCTCCTATCCATCAAACTGGCCGACAACATTGACCCCATCAAGTTCGTCAACAGCACCAAGGTCTTCGACTTCGCCGACTCCCTCGGCACCGTCTCCAGTTTAGTCAAATTACCATGGTTCAAACTGCCCGAAGAAAAACGGTCCACCTCAGGCCTGACACCGCAACATGTCCGAATTGCGATTGGGTTGGAAGATCAGCAGGATTTGATTGATGATCTGGCGCAGGCATTGACGGCTGCGGAGAAATAA
- a CDS encoding transporter substrate-binding domain-containing protein, with protein sequence MLKKKLWVLLPIVALSAFVLAACSSSKADSSKTSTVTSELINKNELTIGLEGTYAPFSYRKDGKLQGFEVDLGKALAKKVGVKAKFVPTQWDSLIAGLGSQKFDLVLNNISETPQRKIVYNFTTPYMYSRYALITRSDETPIKGLNDIKGKTFVEGTGTPNAALAKKYGANITPSGDFTVSLNLVKENRADGTINATAAWYAYAKSNSTTGLKSQTLKDSDVKPDEVAGMISKKSPNLQKALSKGIQELRSDGTLKKLSEKYFGADLTTK encoded by the coding sequence ATGTTAAAGAAAAAGTTGTGGGTCTTATTACCAATTGTTGCCCTTTCCGCGTTCGTTTTGGCAGCTTGCTCTAGCAGTAAAGCTGACAGCAGTAAAACAAGCACGGTCACGAGCGAACTTATCAATAAAAATGAGTTGACCATCGGCCTCGAAGGCACTTATGCGCCCTTCTCTTATCGCAAAGATGGCAAGCTGCAAGGCTTCGAAGTCGATCTTGGCAAGGCTCTAGCCAAGAAAGTCGGCGTCAAAGCCAAGTTTGTTCCTACCCAATGGGATTCCCTGATCGCTGGCCTTGGAAGTCAAAAGTTCGACCTCGTGCTCAATAACATCAGTGAAACACCCCAGCGTAAGATAGTTTACAACTTCACCACACCGTACATGTACTCCCGATATGCTTTGATCACTCGCAGCGATGAAACCCCGATTAAGGGTTTGAACGACATCAAAGGCAAGACTTTTGTTGAAGGCACTGGCACCCCAAATGCTGCCCTAGCTAAAAAATACGGTGCCAACATTACACCTTCTGGCGACTTCACTGTTTCGCTCAATCTGGTTAAGGAAAATCGCGCAGATGGCACCATCAACGCCACCGCCGCCTGGTATGCCTACGCTAAGAGCAATTCCACAACCGGTTTAAAGAGCCAGACACTTAAAGATAGCGATGTGAAGCCTGACGAAGTGGCTGGAATGATCAGTAAGAAATCGCCTAACTTGCAGAAAGCCTTATCCAAAGGCATTCAGGAACTTAGAAGCGATGGCACTTTAAAGAAATTGTCTGAGAAATACTTTGGCGCTGATTTAACCACTAAATAA
- a CDS encoding amino acid ABC transporter permease: MWKIVADAVPQMAAAGIKYTIPIALVSFAIGLIIALITALTRISVRKGFWITFAKGFASFYVWLFRSTPLLVQLFIVFFGLPSLIIPGIFPHGIKLDPVVAGIITFSLNTGAYCAETIRAALLSIDHGQWEAAYSVGLPRRLVLREIIIPQALRTAVPPLSNSFISLVKDTSLAASITIVEMFQVSQQIAAENYQPLLMYSLVALLYAVVCTVLTWGQRYLEKVTSRYTSNVQTTQL; this comes from the coding sequence ATGTGGAAAATTGTTGCCGATGCCGTTCCACAAATGGCGGCGGCGGGAATCAAATACACGATCCCTATCGCGCTAGTTTCATTCGCGATTGGCCTCATCATTGCATTGATCACGGCACTGACGCGCATCTCGGTACGAAAAGGCTTTTGGATCACCTTTGCAAAAGGCTTCGCTTCATTTTATGTTTGGCTTTTCCGTTCAACCCCGTTGCTGGTGCAGTTGTTCATTGTCTTCTTTGGGCTACCAAGTCTGATCATTCCGGGCATTTTTCCTCACGGTATCAAACTCGATCCAGTGGTTGCCGGTATCATCACCTTTTCGTTGAACACGGGGGCTTATTGTGCTGAAACAATTCGAGCGGCGCTGCTGTCGATTGATCACGGTCAATGGGAGGCTGCCTACTCAGTCGGCTTGCCGCGGCGCTTGGTTCTGCGTGAAATTATCATTCCGCAAGCACTACGCACGGCCGTCCCGCCACTATCAAACAGTTTTATCAGTCTCGTCAAGGACACCTCACTGGCGGCTTCGATCACTATCGTCGAAATGTTTCAGGTGAGTCAGCAGATCGCTGCTGAGAACTATCAGCCATTATTGATGTATTCACTGGTCGCTTTGCTTTATGCCGTTGTCTGCACCGTCTTAACTTGGGGACAGCGCTATCTTGAAAAAGTCACGTCACGCTATACCAGCAATGTGCAGACAACGCAGCTGTAA
- the brnQ gene encoding branched-chain amino acid transport system II carrier protein: protein MELSEKKLKTRDYVVIVSLLFGLFFGAGNLIFPLHLGQLAGANWFPAMLGFLVTAVALPLLGVLAIAATHAEGVYDIGRPLGRFFALAFMVLIHATIGPMFGTPRTATVSFTTGVLPMLPKEWAQVGLLVFSALFFAAAFFLSYKERKITTAVGKILNPVFLVLLFFVFFIGFSHPMGNPATQTVTAAYKNASFMNGFLQGYNTMDALAALAFGVTVVTAVRGLGLKNDDDVAKSTAKAGVMATSWIGLIYVALILLGSMSLAHFKLSPEGGTAFNQVVTYYFGAAGHAVLATLLTLTCLTTAVGLVAAFAQDFHRHFPKVSYRVWLALTSFLSFLTANFGLEQIIAWSVPMLMFLYPFSMVLILLSVFGKAFHHDPLVYRFVVGFTAVPAVLDMFAAFPAFVSQSALGLALHSFQLHFLPFAGMGLGWLVPAGVGLAVGLVAHAVKVRKAVAVARLGAEEN, encoded by the coding sequence ATGGAATTATCTGAAAAGAAGCTCAAAACCCGCGATTATGTCGTCATTGTATCACTTTTGTTCGGTCTCTTCTTCGGCGCTGGCAATTTAATTTTTCCACTGCACCTCGGTCAACTCGCTGGTGCCAACTGGTTTCCAGCAATGCTTGGCTTCTTAGTCACAGCGGTTGCATTGCCGCTGCTCGGTGTGTTGGCGATTGCCGCTACGCATGCAGAAGGTGTGTATGATATTGGTCGTCCACTTGGCCGCTTTTTCGCTCTTGCTTTCATGGTTTTAATTCACGCTACCATTGGCCCGATGTTCGGTACACCGCGGACCGCAACCGTGTCCTTTACAACCGGCGTCTTGCCGATGCTGCCAAAAGAGTGGGCGCAGGTTGGTCTGCTGGTCTTCTCGGCCTTATTCTTTGCCGCCGCCTTTTTCCTATCCTACAAGGAACGCAAAATCACAACGGCTGTTGGCAAAATTCTCAATCCAGTTTTCCTTGTCTTGCTATTCTTCGTCTTCTTTATTGGTTTCTCCCATCCAATGGGAAATCCAGCAACCCAAACTGTCACAGCAGCTTATAAAAATGCTAGCTTCATGAATGGTTTCCTACAAGGGTACAACACGATGGATGCTTTGGCTGCCTTAGCCTTTGGCGTTACCGTGGTCACAGCAGTTCGCGGTCTCGGCTTAAAAAATGATGACGATGTGGCCAAGTCGACTGCAAAAGCCGGCGTGATGGCAACTAGCTGGATTGGTCTGATCTATGTTGCCTTAATCCTGCTCGGCAGCATGTCATTGGCTCACTTCAAACTTAGCCCTGAAGGTGGGACTGCTTTTAACCAAGTTGTAACCTATTACTTCGGTGCTGCTGGTCATGCGGTTCTGGCAACATTGTTGACGTTGACCTGTCTCACCACTGCAGTTGGCTTGGTTGCTGCGTTTGCGCAAGATTTCCACCGTCATTTTCCAAAGGTCAGTTATCGTGTCTGGTTGGCACTGACCAGTTTTCTATCCTTCTTAACGGCGAACTTTGGTTTGGAGCAAATCATCGCTTGGTCTGTCCCGATGCTGATGTTCCTCTATCCTTTCTCAATGGTATTGATTCTCCTTTCCGTTTTCGGCAAGGCATTCCATCATGATCCACTGGTGTATCGGTTCGTTGTCGGCTTCACCGCAGTCCCAGCCGTTCTCGACATGTTTGCTGCCTTTCCAGCCTTTGTCAGTCAAAGTGCGCTTGGTCTGGCATTGCACAGTTTCCAATTACATTTCCTGCCGTTTGCTGGCATGGGCCTTGGCTGGTTAGTTCCGGCTGGTGTTGGTCTGGCTGTCGGCCTCGTGGCGCACGCGGTCAAAGTTCGAAAAGCCGTTGCTGTCGCCAGATTAGGTGCCGAAGAAAATTAA